One genomic window of Elaeis guineensis isolate ETL-2024a chromosome 2, EG11, whole genome shotgun sequence includes the following:
- the LOC105049386 gene encoding scopoletin glucosyltransferase-like, with product MGSTTQELHILFFPFLAPGHIIPTVDLAKLFASRGVKTTILTTTGNASSIQPSIDQANDSCSLRHPIALSLLPLPAAEAGLPVGCENVTGIPFTDPDTRFKFITMIELLRQPFARVLRELLPDAVVTDFLLPWTQDIATELAVPRLVFHGTNLFSRCASHCMNHFKVLESVPAGSAQSFVLPGLPHRIEMRRSQFWDPDKIPGLMVLLDQIKNSEERSYGVVANSYYELEPDYAEHYRKVVGRRVWNVGPVSLCNRNEMEKSRRGDETSIDCNECLSWLNTKKPGSVVYVCFGSMYELPIAQIREIAFGLEASDKPFILAVRVVRGNDSDWLPEGFEEEVVGRRKGLIIRGWAPQILILNHEAVGGFVTHCGWNSCLEGVSAGVPMITWPMFAEQFFNERLIVDVLKVGVGVGVVEHAGMGAERRVVTGEEIRRAVGRVMDGGEEAEEMRRRARELAEMARRAVEEGGSSYADVGKLIDELIERRKRAGTE from the coding sequence ATGGGCTCAACCACTCAAGAACTCCACatcctcttcttccctttcttggcCCCAGGCCACATCATCCCCACCGTGGACTTGGCCAAGCTCTTCGCCTCCCGCGGCGTCAAAACCACCATCCTCACCACCACGGGCAACGCCTCCTCCATCCAGCCCTCCATCGACCAAGCCAATGATTCCTGCTCCCTCCGCCACCCCATCGCCCTCTCCCTCCTCCCCCTCCCCGCTGCAGAGGCCGGCCTCCCCGTCGGCTGCGAGAACGTCACCGGCATCCCTTTTACCGACCCCGACACGCGGTTCAAATTCATCACGATGATCGAGCTCCTCCGTCAACCGTTCGCCCGAGTCCTCAGAGAGTTACTCCCCGACGCCGTTGTCACCGACTtcttgcttccctggacccaagACATCGCCACCGAGCTTGCCGTGCCGCGCCTCGTGTTCCACGGCACCAACCTCTTCTCCCGCTGCGCCTCCCACTGCATGAACCACTTCAAAGTCCTCGAGTCCGTGCCGGCCGGCAGCGCCCAGTCCTTTGTCCTTCCCGGCCTCCCCCACCGGATCGAGATGCGGAGATCCCAATTCTGGGACCCAGACAAGATACCCGGATTGATGGTGTTACTCGACCAGATCAAGAATTCCGAGGAGCGAAGCTATGGCGTAGTGGCCAATAGCTACTACGAGCTAGAGCCGGATTACGCCGAACACTACAGAAAGGTGGTGGGTAGAAGGGTGTGGAACGTCGGCCCGGTGTCCCTCTGCAACAGAAATGAGATGGAGAAATCTCGGAGGGGAGATGAGACTTCCATCGATTGCAACGAGTGTTTGAGCTGGTTAAACACCAAGAAGCCGGGCTCGGTGGTCTACGTTTGTTTCGGGAGCATGTACGAGTTACCCATAGCTCAAATCAGAGAGATTGCTTTCGGTCTCGAGGCCTCCGACAAACCGTTTATTTTGGCGGTGAGAGTTGTTCGTGGAAATGACTCCGACTGGCTGCCAGAAGGGTTCGAGGAGGAAGTTGTGGGAAGGCGGAAGGGACTGATAATAAGAGGATGGGCGCCGCAGATACTTATATTGAATCATGAAGCTGTGGGGGGGTTCGTGACGCACTGTGGCTGGAATTCTTGCTTGGAGGGTGTGAGTGCAGGGGTGCCGATGATCACTTGGCCGATGTTCGCCGAGCAGTTTTTTAACGAGAGGTTGATAGTGGACGTGTTGAAGGTTGGAGTTGGGGTCGGGGTGGTGGAGCATGCAGGTATGGGTGCGGAAAGGAGGGTGGTGACAGGGGAGGAGATAAGGAGGGCGGTGGGGAGGGTAATGGATGGAGGAGAAGAGGCGGAGGAGATGAGGAGGAGAGCGAGGGAGCTCGCGGAGATGGCAAGGAGGGCAGTGGAGGAGGGTGGATCGTCTTATGCAGACGTGGGGAAGCTCATAGATGAGTTGattgagaggaggaagagagctGGGACAGAATAA